In the genome of Quercus robur chromosome 3, dhQueRobu3.1, whole genome shotgun sequence, one region contains:
- the LOC126719587 gene encoding uncharacterized protein LOC126719587 encodes MESHPDSTALAQQVQALAATIEELTKQNQEMKLRLQQVQQAQQEENRSKGNMKEEGDSQRRETSRRPVTPDEQNSDLLREMRKEMDELRSAIKEKTDRSVDKMIRATDSPFTAAVLECPVPSKFRLPQLEPFDGLKDPQDHLNTFKTTLGLQQPPDEILCRSFPTTLKGAAREWFTKLPNSSIDNFDQLSSAFLRHFIGGQRPRRPVDYLLTIRQGEKETLRSYVKRLTRETLEVDEADDKVQMTTFKAGLRSRDLMASLAKNPPKTMAKMLLKAQKYMNAEDALAAIKDTERPGDKVKREDDRRGQKRDIPERRNNDGNRRKDDKNSRTVKFTPLVMPVDKIFTQIKDEHYLKWPRPLHSSPNLRDKSKYCRFHKDHGHNTEDCRDLKEQIEELIRKGKLQKYVKKGEYSKFKDDNRIQHESFTRDDDHPSQPPRKVIGEINTITGGPFSGGSFRSLKKAYHRQVNRVHTMPPSKHRRTYQDMSFTEGDARGVKQPHNDPLVIVLNIEGFNTKRILVDNGSSADIIYFPAFQQLRLDPKRLRPFDSPLVSFSGDRVYPRGIVTLTVTAGTYPLQLTKQVDFLVVKFPTDNGVGEVKGDQVLARECYQAVLAGKENHTWTIEEKEEDGMETLETVELVEGNAGKTTKIGTTLSLEMRTRLIKFLKENLEVFAWSHEDMPGISPEVIQHRLNVDPTKKPVQQRRRTFALERDQAVAEEVTKLLTAGFIREVYYPEWLANVVLDNFPLPRIDQLVDSTAGHKLLTFMDAFSRYNQIKMAKEDQERMAFVTSQGLYCYKVMPFGLKNAGDTYQRMVNKIFSQQIGRNMEVYVDDMLVKSKEELTHLDDLEETFATLKKHQMKLNPSKCAFGVASGKFLGFMVSQRGIEANPEKVRAIIDMASPKTVKDVQKLTGRIAALNRFVSRATDKCLPFFKTLKQAFAWTDECEAAFQELKQYLSSPPLLSPSKEGENLYLYLAVSASAVSAALIREEGKKQLPVYYVSQALQGAESRYPRIEKIAFALIVASRKLRQYFQSNPILVMMDQPIKKSMSQPEAAGRMVQWAIELSQFDIEYHPRTAIKAQALADFIVKFTSPDEDMITDDTDKLIIQTDGSSAQKKGGVGVIITTPDGEVLKYGVQLRFPTTNNEAEYEGILTGLRLGKALDAKNLLIQSDSKLVIGQIRGEYEAKEERMQKYLKLARQLAQEFDTVEFIQIPRSQNMEADEVSKLASSKEEGTGTDLLMEVQKHPSIDEVATFAIQSTDTWMTPIMSFLQDGHLPQNTKEARKIKKRAARFTILNDVLYKRGFSMPYLKCVDEEEAKYILEEVDAAEIVRRCDKCQRYENVQRLPAEKMTTIASPWPFAQWGIDIVGPLPQGKGQAIATITEARIQNFVWKNIICRFEIPSTIISDNGRQFDSQGFREFCSSLGIKNQFSSPGHPQANEQTEVTNRTLLKIIKTKLDEAKGAWPEELPNVLWAYRTTARTPTGETPFKLTYGTEAVIPVEVGVTSIRRGTFTEGLNDDELRLNLDCLDEVRDNASSRMTKYQKKMAEYYNKRVKLRRLDIGDLVLRKVTAATKDPTQGKLGPTWEGPYRVTHYSRQGSYHLETLDGKKLPRPWNIEHLKKYHE; translated from the exons ATGGAATCCCACCCTGACTCAACagccttggcccagcaagtCCAGGCCCTCGCAGCTaccattgaagaactcaccaaacagaaccaggaaatgaagctgcGGCTCCAGCAGGTTCAACAAGCTCAACAGGAAGAGAACAGGTCCAAGGGTAACATGAAGGAAGAAGGGGATAGTCAACGAAGGGAAACCTCCCGAAGACCAGTAACTCCAGACGAACAGAACTCAGATCTTCTtcgagaaatgaggaaagagatggatgAACTAAGGAGCGCTATCAAGGAGAAGACGGACCGAAGCGTAGACAAAATGATAAGAGCTACGGATTCGCCATTCACTGCTGCGGTACTTGAATGCCCCGTGCCGTCGAAGTTTCGCCTGCCTCAGTTAGAGCCATTCGACGGACTCAAGGACCCCcaggatcatcttaatacctttaagacgactctAGGTCTTCAGcaaccacctgacgagatatTGTGTCGCTCCTTCCCGAcaactctcaaaggagctgcaagagaaTGGTTTACTAAGTTGCCAAACTCGTCCATAGACAATTTCGATCAGCTGAGCAGTGCCTTCCTGCGCCACTTCATAGGGGGACAGCGCCCAAGGAGGCCAGTAGATTACTTACTCACCATAAGGCAGGGAGAGAAGGAGACCCTGAGGTCATATGTCAAGCGACTCACCCGGGAAACTCTGGAGGTagacgaagctgatgacaaggtaCAGATGACGACCTTCAAAGCAGGGTTGAGATCCAGAGACCTCATGGCCTCCCTTGCAAAAAACCCTCCGAAGACAATGGCGAagatgctcctgaaggcacaAAAGTACATGAACGCGGAAGATGCCCTGGCTGCCATAAAAGATACCGAGAGGCCAGGAGATAAGGTCAAGAGGGAAGATGACCGTAGGGGGCAAAAGCGAGACATACCAGAACGTCGGAACAATGACGGGAATAGGAGGAAGGACGATAAAAATTCTCGGACGGTAAAATTTACTCccttggttatgcctgttgacaagattttcacgcagatcaaggacgagcacTACCTCAAATGGCCCAGGCCATTACACTCATCCCCCAACTTACGCGACAAGAGTAAGTACTGCCGGTTCCATAAAGACCACGGCCACAACACAGAAGATTGCAGAGATCTGAAGGAGCAAATAGAGGAATTAATACGGAAAGGGAAGTTGCAGAAGTatgtaaagaaaggagaatatagcAAGTTCAAAGACGACAACAGGATCCAGCATGAATCCTTCACTCGGGATGACGACCATCCGTCGCAGCCTCCACGTAaggtgatcggggagataaacacgatcACAGGAGGACCATTCTCAGGAGGTTCATTCAGATCACTCAAAAAGGCATACCATAGACAGGTGAACAGAGTCCACACCATGCCTCCGTCCAAGCACCGACGAACATACCAGGACATGTCCTTCACTGAAGGAGACGCCAGGGGAGTAAAGCAGCCCCACAACGATCCCCTAGTCATAGtgctgaatatagaagggttcaataccaAAAGGATCCTTGTTGATAACGGGAGCTCAGCGGATATCATCTATTTCCCGGCCTTCCAGCAGCTGAGATTAGATCCAAAAAGGCTTCGCCCTTTTGACTCTCCACTCGTtagtttcagtggagacagggtTTACCCTAGGGGCATAGTGACACTGACGGTGACAGCAGGGACCTACCCATTGCAGTTAACCAAACAAGTAGACTTCCTGGTG gtgaaattcccgaCGGACAACGGCGTGGGTGAAGTTAAAGGTGATCAAGTCCTGGCAAGGGAATGCTATCAGGCTGTACTGGCAGGAAAGGAAAACCACACGTGGACgattgaagaaaaagaggaagacggGATGGAGACCTTGGAAACAGTGGAATTGGTAGAAGGAAATGCGGGCAAGACGACCAAGATAGGGACGACGCTAAGCCTCGAGATGAGAACAAGACTCATAAAGTTCCTTAAAGAGAACCTAGAGGTCTTTGCttggagtcacgaggacatgccaggcataTCTCCAGAAGTTATCCAACATAGGCTGAATGTGGACCCCACCAAGAAGCCCGTTCAGCAACGACGAAGAACCTTCGCCCTAGAGCGAGATCAGGCAGTTGCAGAAGAAGTAACCAAACTCTTGACGGCTGGATTCATCCGGGAAGTATATTATCCTGAATGGCTCGCCAACGTCGTCCTg gacaaCTTCCCTCTACCAAGGATAGACCAGCTCGTGGACTCCACCGCCGGACACAAGTTGCTgacgttcatggacgccttctcaaggtacaaccagataaagatggctAAAGAAGACCAGGAGAGGATGGCCTTCGTCACAAGTCAAGGACTCTActgttacaaggtgatgccttttgggctGAAAAATGCTGGAGATACGTATCAGAGAATGGTAAACAAAATTTTCAGCCAACAGATTGGCAGGAACATGGAGGTGTACgtggacgatatgctcgtcaagagcaaggAAGAGCTCACACATCTGGACGACTTAGAGGAAACTTTTGCAACCCTCAAAAAACAccagatgaagttgaatccGAGCAAGTGTGCCTTTGGGGTAGCTTCGGGGaagttcttgggattcatggtgtcccaaagaggaatagaagcaaatCCAGAGAAAGTACGAGCTATCATTGACATGGCCTCACCCAAAACCGTCAAGGATGTTCAAAAACTCACAGGAAGAATAGCAGCtttaaacaggttcgtctctaggGCCACAGACAAATGCCTACCCTTCTTTAAGACACTGAAGCAGGCTTTTGCTTGGACTGACGAGTGCGAAGCGGCGTTCCAAGAGCTGAAGCAATACCTGAGCAGTCCGCCTCTCCTAAGCCCGTCCAAAGAGGGAGAGAACCTATACCTGTACCTGGCGGTGTCAGCTTCGGCAGTAAGCGCAGCTTTAATTAGAGAAGAGGGCAAGAAGCAACTCCCGGTTTACTATGTCAGCCAAGCTCTCCAAGGGGCTGAATCCAGGTACCCAAGGATCGAAAAGATTGCGTTTGCACTGATAGTGGCCTCGCGCAAGCTCAGGCAATATTTCCAGTCAAATCCTATTCTCGTGATGATGGACCAACCAATCAAGAAGTCAATGAGCCAGCCAGAAGCAGCAGGAAGAATGGTCCAGTGGGCAATTGAACTTAGtcaatttgacatcgagtaccaCCCCAGAACAGCGATCAAGGCACAAGCTCTGGCGGACTTCATCGTCAAATTCACGTCCCCTGACGAAGACATGATTACTGACGACACAGATAAACTAATAATACAGActgatggttcgtcagcccaaaAGAAGGGAGGAGTAGGGGTCATCATAACCACCCCCGACGGAGAAGTGCTGAAATATGGGGTCCAACTAAGGTTCCCaaccaccaacaatgaagctgaaTACGAAGGAATACTGACGGGACTGAGGCTTGGGAAAGCACTTGATGCCAAGAATTTGTTGATCCAAAGTGATTCAAAGCTAGTGATTGGACAGATCAGGGGAGAATACGaggcaaaagaagaaagaatgcaaaAGTACCTCAAGTTGGCAAGACAGCTAGCTCAGGAGTTCGATACGGTGGAGTTCATACAAATCCCAAGAAGTCAGAATATGGAGGCTGACGAAGTATCAAAGCTAGCGTCATCAAAGGAAGAAGGGACTGGCACGGACCTGTTGATGGAAGTCCAAAAACACCCTAGTATCGACGAAGTTGCAACCTTCGCCATCCAGAGCACTGATACCTGGATGACGCCCATAATGTCCTTCCTCCAGGACGGGCACCTACCTCAAAACACCAAAGAAGCCAGAAAGATCAAGAAGAGGGCAGCCAGATTCACGATCCTGAATGACGtcttgtacaagagaggcttctctatgcccTACTTGAAGTGCGTCGACGAGGAAGAGGCCAAATACATCCTTGAGGAG gtaGACGCCGCTGAGATTGTCAGGAGgtgcgacaaatgccaacgaTACGAGAATGTGCAGCGGCTTCCGGCAGAGAAAATGACAACCATAGCTTCCccatggccatttgcacaatggggaatcGATATCGTCGGTCCTCTGCCtcaaggtaaaggtcag GCCATAGCAACGATCACGGAGGCTCGGATCCAGAactttgtgtggaagaacataattTGCAGGTTCGAGATTCCCTCGACGATCATATCAGACAATGGAAGGCAGTTCGACAGTCAAGGCTTCAGGGAATTCTGCTCAAGCCTTGGGATCAAAAATCAGTTCTCATCTCCAGGGCACCCTCAGGCGAATGAACAGACAGAAGTGACGAACAGGACGCTgttgaaaattatcaaaaccaaGCTGGACGAAGCAAAAGGTGCGTGGCCAGAAGAACTACCCAACGTCCTGTGGGCCTACAGAACCACGGCCAGAaccccgacaggagagacacccttcaAGCTTACTTATGGCACAGAAGCAGTAATCCCAGTAGAGGTTGGGGTAACTAGCATCAGGCGAGGGACTTTCACAGAAGGACTCAATGACGACGAATTGCGACTCAACCTGGACTGCCTGGACGAAGTAAGAGACAACGCATCTAGTAGGATGACAAAGTATCAAAAAAAGATGGCCGAGTATTACAACAAGAGGGTCAAACTCAGGCGACTGGACATAGGGGACCTCGTCCTGCGTAAGGTCACCGcagcaactaaagaccctactCAAGGAAAATTGGGCCCTACATGGGAGGGGCCTTACCGCGTCACTCACTACTCAAGACAAGGAAGTTACCATCTGGAAACCCTGGACGGAAAGAAACTCCCGCGgccatggaacattgagcatttaaagaaaTATCATGAGTAA